One region of Trinickia violacea genomic DNA includes:
- the tsaE gene encoding tRNA (adenosine(37)-N6)-threonylcarbamoyltransferase complex ATPase subunit type 1 TsaE yields MPVKPDLSTHVTASPLLERRFALADEAATDAFGARFGAAIESVRSETRSDRPFNGLHVQLIGELGAGKTTLVRATLRGLGHTGRVRSPTYTLVEPYALERPDGELELYHFDLYRFTDPAEWADAGFREYFNSAAICLVEWPQQAGGLLGVPDLVLSLDVAGDGRTLDARAYSESGKACLERC; encoded by the coding sequence ATGCCCGTCAAGCCCGATCTCTCGACTCACGTAACCGCGAGCCCGCTACTCGAGCGCCGTTTCGCGCTCGCGGACGAAGCCGCCACCGACGCATTCGGCGCGCGCTTCGGGGCCGCCATCGAGAGCGTGCGAAGCGAAACGCGCAGCGATCGTCCGTTCAACGGGCTGCATGTGCAGCTGATCGGCGAACTCGGCGCGGGCAAAACGACCCTCGTGCGCGCGACGTTGCGCGGGCTCGGCCACACGGGCCGCGTGCGCAGCCCGACCTATACGCTCGTCGAGCCGTACGCGCTCGAGAGGCCCGATGGGGAACTCGAGCTTTACCATTTCGATCTCTACCGCTTTACCGATCCGGCCGAATGGGCCGACGCGGGATTTCGCGAGTATTTCAATTCCGCTGCGATCTGCCTCGTCGAATGGCCGCAGCAGGCAGGGGGCTTGCTCGGCGTTCCGGATCTCGTTCTATCGCTGGACGTGGCCGGCGACGGCCGCACGCTCGATGCGCGCGCGTACAGCGAATCAGGAAAAGCATGTCTAGAAAGATGTTAA
- the queG gene encoding tRNA epoxyqueuosine(34) reductase QueG: MNRCPEHSVSHAPLSDDDRRASRCFDEAALAALAQRIKEWGRELGFGAVGISDIDLSDAEAGLAAWLEAGCHGEMDYMAKHGLKRARPAELVAGTLRVITARIAYLPASTLAGKADESAASAGGADALPGAPEALSNRLAGGAPSAKTGSWRAHEMARLTDPSSAVVSIYARGRDYHKVMRNRLQQLAERIENEIGAYGYRVFTDSAPVLEIELAQKAGIGWRGKHTLLLQRDAGSLFFIGEIYVDVPLPTDAETSPKHAPETPGAHCGQCTRCIDACPTGAIVAPYRVDARRCISYLTIELKGSIPEDLRPLIGNRVYGCDDCQLVCPWNKFAQAAPVGDFDVRHGLDRATLVELFGWSADEFDTRMQGSAIRRIGYERWLRNIAVAMGNALRAEASSIDAAARADIVAALRRRADDESPLVREHVQWALAAA, encoded by the coding sequence ATGAACCGATGTCCGGAACATTCCGTGTCCCACGCGCCTTTGTCCGATGACGACCGCCGTGCATCGCGCTGCTTCGACGAAGCCGCGTTGGCGGCGCTCGCGCAGCGCATCAAGGAGTGGGGGCGCGAGTTGGGTTTCGGTGCGGTCGGTATCAGCGATATCGACCTCTCGGATGCCGAGGCGGGCTTGGCCGCGTGGCTCGAGGCGGGCTGCCACGGCGAGATGGATTATATGGCCAAACATGGCCTGAAACGCGCGCGCCCGGCCGAGCTTGTGGCCGGTACGCTACGCGTGATTACCGCGCGGATCGCCTATCTGCCGGCTTCGACGCTCGCGGGAAAGGCGGACGAAAGCGCGGCGTCAGCCGGCGGGGCGGACGCGTTGCCGGGTGCGCCGGAGGCGTTGTCGAACCGTCTCGCGGGCGGCGCGCCAAGCGCGAAAACCGGCAGCTGGCGCGCGCATGAAATGGCGCGCCTGACCGATCCGTCCTCGGCTGTCGTCTCGATCTACGCTCGCGGTCGCGACTATCACAAGGTCATGCGCAACCGGCTGCAACAGCTCGCGGAGCGCATCGAAAACGAGATCGGTGCATACGGTTATCGCGTGTTCACCGATTCGGCGCCGGTGCTCGAAATCGAGCTCGCGCAGAAAGCGGGCATCGGTTGGCGCGGCAAGCACACGTTGCTGCTGCAGCGCGATGCCGGTTCGTTGTTCTTCATCGGCGAAATCTATGTCGACGTGCCGCTGCCGACCGACGCCGAAACGTCGCCCAAGCACGCGCCGGAGACGCCGGGTGCGCATTGCGGGCAATGCACGCGCTGCATCGACGCGTGTCCGACCGGCGCGATCGTCGCGCCCTATCGAGTCGACGCTCGGCGCTGCATTTCGTATCTGACGATCGAATTGAAGGGCAGCATTCCGGAAGACTTGCGGCCGCTGATCGGCAATCGTGTCTACGGGTGCGACGATTGTCAGCTCGTGTGTCCGTGGAACAAGTTTGCGCAGGCCGCGCCCGTCGGCGATTTCGACGTGCGGCACGGCCTGGATCGTGCGACGCTCGTCGAATTGTTCGGCTGGAGCGCGGACGAATTCGACACGCGGATGCAGGGCAGCGCGATCCGGCGTATCGGTTACGAGCGGTGGCTGCGCAACATTGCGGTTGCGATGGGCAATGCGTTGCGCGCGGAGGCTTCATCGATCGACGCAGCGGCGCGTGCGGATATCGTTGCCGCTCTGAGGCGCCGCGCCGATGATGAGTCGCCGCTCGTTCGTGAGCACGTGCAGTGGGCGCTTGCGGCCGCATGA
- a CDS encoding methylated-DNA--[protein]-cysteine S-methyltransferase codes for MFNAVIDAPFGKIGIRTDGVKVREIIYLPDTAPRVEPDSPLAARAALQIERYFEDARATFDLPLAAVGTEFQRRVWKGICAIAPGEVLTYGQLAKEVGSVARAVGQACGDNPFPLVIPCHRVVAASGIGGFAHEAEEGYLRRTKRWLLAHEGLLQYA; via the coding sequence ATGTTCAATGCAGTGATCGACGCGCCGTTCGGCAAAATCGGCATTCGGACCGACGGCGTGAAAGTGCGCGAAATCATTTATCTGCCGGACACGGCGCCGCGCGTCGAGCCGGATTCGCCGCTTGCGGCGCGCGCCGCGCTTCAGATCGAGCGCTACTTCGAAGACGCGCGCGCAACCTTCGATCTGCCGCTCGCTGCGGTCGGCACCGAATTCCAGCGACGCGTGTGGAAGGGCATTTGTGCGATTGCGCCGGGCGAAGTGCTGACCTACGGGCAGCTCGCGAAGGAAGTCGGCAGCGTGGCGCGCGCGGTGGGTCAGGCGTGCGGGGACAACCCGTTTCCGCTCGTGATTCCGTGCCATCGCGTCGTGGCGGCAAGCGGTATCGGCGGCTTTGCGCACGAGGCGGAGGAAGGCTACTTGCGCCGCACGAAACGCTGGCTGCTCGCTCACGAAGGGTTGCTTCAATACGCATGA
- the xerD gene encoding site-specific tyrosine recombinase XerD, whose translation MTDATHVTVFAEDAPPPSPSFTASTDSIDAFCDALWLEHGLSRNTLDAYRRDLRLFAEWLASTHSASIDGASELHLNGYIAARRGDKATSANRRLSVFRRFYAWAVRERRAASDPTLKIRSAKQPPRFPSTLTEAQVEALLGAPDIDTPLGLRDRTMLELMYASGLRVTELVTLKTVEVGLNEGVVRVLGKGSKERLIPFGEEAHGWIERYLRDARPALLGARAADALFVTNRGDGMTRQQFWNIIKRHARAADVHAPLSPHTLRHAFATHLLNHGADLRVVQLLLGHTDISTTQIYTHVARERLKSLHAAHHPRG comes from the coding sequence ATGACCGATGCCACCCATGTCACCGTTTTCGCTGAAGACGCTCCGCCGCCATCGCCGTCGTTCACGGCGAGCACCGATTCGATCGATGCGTTCTGCGACGCGCTGTGGCTCGAGCACGGCCTCTCGCGCAACACGCTCGACGCCTATCGCCGCGACTTGCGTCTGTTTGCCGAATGGCTCGCGAGCACGCATTCGGCGTCGATCGACGGTGCGAGCGAACTCCATTTGAACGGCTACATCGCCGCGCGCCGCGGCGACAAGGCGACTTCGGCGAACCGGCGGCTCTCGGTGTTTCGGCGCTTCTACGCGTGGGCGGTGCGCGAGCGCCGCGCCGCATCCGACCCGACGCTCAAGATCCGCTCCGCCAAGCAGCCGCCGCGTTTCCCGTCGACGCTGACCGAAGCGCAAGTCGAAGCGCTGCTCGGCGCGCCCGATATCGATACGCCGCTCGGCCTGCGCGACCGCACGATGCTCGAGCTGATGTACGCGAGCGGCTTGCGCGTCACCGAGCTCGTCACGCTGAAGACGGTCGAAGTCGGCCTGAACGAAGGCGTTGTACGCGTGCTCGGCAAGGGTTCGAAGGAACGGCTGATACCGTTCGGCGAGGAGGCGCACGGCTGGATCGAGCGCTATCTGCGCGACGCGCGGCCCGCGTTGCTCGGCGCACGCGCGGCGGACGCGCTCTTCGTGACGAACCGCGGCGACGGCATGACGCGTCAGCAGTTCTGGAACATCATCAAGCGCCATGCGCGCGCGGCGGATGTGCACGCGCCGCTGTCGCCGCACACGCTGCGGCACGCGTTCGCGACGCACTTGCTCAATCACGGCGCGGATCTGCGCGTCGTGCAACTGCTGCTTGGGCACACCGATATCTCGACGACGCAGATCTACACGCACGTGGCGCGCGAGCGGCTCAAGTCGCTGCACGCGGCGCATCATCCGCGAGGGTGA
- the ybaK gene encoding Cys-tRNA(Pro) deacylase — MSKSKHVSETPATQFLRRHKVSFGEHPYEYVEHGGTSESARQLGVDEHRVVKTLVMEDEHAKPLIVLMHGDRTVSTKNLARQIGAKRVEPCKPEVANRHSGYLVGGTSPFGTKKAMPVYIESSILELDTIYLNGGKRGYLVSLAPGVVTALLEAKPVQCASVD; from the coding sequence ATGAGCAAATCGAAACACGTTTCCGAAACCCCCGCCACGCAGTTTCTGCGACGTCACAAGGTGAGCTTCGGCGAGCATCCCTATGAGTACGTGGAGCATGGCGGCACGTCCGAGTCCGCGCGGCAGCTCGGCGTCGACGAACATCGCGTCGTCAAGACGCTCGTCATGGAAGACGAGCACGCGAAGCCGCTGATCGTGCTGATGCACGGCGACCGCACCGTCTCCACGAAGAATCTGGCGCGGCAGATCGGCGCGAAGCGCGTCGAGCCCTGCAAGCCCGAGGTGGCGAACCGGCATTCCGGCTATCTCGTCGGCGGCACGTCGCCGTTCGGCACCAAGAAGGCGATGCCGGTGTATATCGAATCGAGCATCCTCGAACTCGACACGATCTATCTGAACGGCGGCAAGCGCGGCTACCTCGTGAGCCTGGCGCCCGGCGTGGTGACGGCGCTGCTGGAGGCGAAGCCCGTGCAGTGCGCCAGCGTCGATTGA
- the plsY gene encoding glycerol-3-phosphate 1-O-acyltransferase PlsY, with the protein MEILIATVAAYLIGSVSFAVIVSAAMGLADPRSYGSKNPGATNVLRSGNKKAAILTLIGDAFKGWLAVWLVAQYGPRFGLDDTAIALAAIAVFLGHLYPVFFKFKGGKGVATAAGVLLAIHPVLGLATALTWLIIAFFFRYSSLAALCAAVFAPLFDIFLFGENRVAWAVFAMSALLIWRHRANISKLIAGQESRIGEKKRDAGGAPARKH; encoded by the coding sequence ATGGAAATCCTGATCGCCACTGTTGCTGCCTATCTGATCGGATCGGTGTCGTTTGCCGTGATCGTCAGCGCTGCAATGGGGCTGGCCGACCCGCGCTCGTACGGCTCGAAGAACCCCGGCGCGACGAATGTGCTCAGAAGCGGCAACAAGAAGGCGGCGATTCTCACGCTGATCGGCGATGCGTTCAAGGGCTGGCTCGCGGTGTGGCTCGTCGCGCAATACGGCCCGCGCTTCGGACTCGACGATACGGCGATCGCGCTCGCCGCAATCGCCGTTTTCCTCGGTCACCTGTATCCGGTCTTCTTCAAATTCAAGGGCGGCAAGGGCGTGGCGACGGCGGCGGGCGTGCTGCTCGCGATTCACCCTGTGCTCGGTCTCGCGACCGCGCTCACGTGGCTCATCATCGCGTTCTTTTTCCGTTATTCGTCGCTGGCTGCGCTGTGTGCCGCCGTGTTCGCGCCGCTCTTCGACATCTTTTTGTTCGGCGAAAACCGCGTGGCCTGGGCCGTCTTCGCGATGAGCGCGCTGCTCATCTGGCGCCATCGCGCGAATATTTCGAAGCTGATTGCCGGGCAGGAAAGCCGGATCGGAGAAAAGAAGCGTGACGCCGGCGGTGCGCCGGCTCGCAAGCATTGA
- a CDS encoding YajQ family cyclic di-GMP-binding protein has translation MPSFDVVCEANMIEVKNAIEQSNKEISTRFDFKGSDARVEQKEGELTLFADDDFKLGQVKDVLLSKMAKRNVDVRFLDYGKIEKIGGDKLKQVVTVKKGVSGDLAKKIVRLVKDSKIKVQASIQGDAVRISGAKRDDLQSVIAMLRKDVTDTPLDFNNFRD, from the coding sequence ATGCCATCGTTCGACGTCGTTTGCGAAGCCAACATGATCGAAGTCAAGAACGCGATCGAGCAGTCCAACAAGGAAATTTCGACGCGTTTCGACTTCAAGGGGTCCGACGCGCGTGTCGAGCAGAAGGAAGGCGAACTCACACTGTTCGCCGACGACGACTTCAAGCTCGGCCAAGTGAAAGACGTGCTGCTGTCGAAAATGGCGAAGCGCAATGTGGACGTGCGCTTCCTCGACTACGGCAAGATCGAGAAGATCGGCGGCGACAAGCTGAAGCAGGTCGTGACCGTGAAGAAAGGCGTGTCGGGCGATCTCGCGAAGAAGATCGTCAGGCTCGTGAAGGACAGCAAGATCAAGGTTCAGGCAAGCATCCAGGGCGACGCGGTGCGTATCTCGGGAGCCAAGCGCGACGACCTGCAAAGCGTGATCGCGATGCTGCGCAAGGACGTGACCGATACGCCGCTCGACTTCAACAACTTCCGCGATTGA
- the murB gene encoding UDP-N-acetylmuramate dehydrogenase → MSLPDCSPGHSPDSVSFVPDASLRPYNTFGIDVRARLLCKIEREDQLIGIARDSRVAGERMLVLGGGSNVVLTRDFDGLVLLIELRGKRIVREDDEAWYVEAAAGENWHDFVAWTLAEGLPGLENLALIPGTVGAAPIQNIGAYGLEMCERFASLRAVELATGEIVEFDAAACRFGYRDSFFKREGRDRFAIVSVTFKLPKAWAPHADYADVARELAARGGAAGLAVTPQAIFDAVVAVRRAKLPDPLVLGNAGSFFKNPVVDAAQCDALKAREPELVSYRQPDGRVKLAAGWLIDRCGWKGRAMGAAAVHERQALVLVNRGGATGAEVLALARAIQKDVLERFGVELEAEPVFL, encoded by the coding sequence ATGTCATTGCCCGATTGTTCGCCCGGCCATTCGCCCGATTCCGTCTCGTTCGTTCCGGACGCGTCGCTGCGCCCGTACAACACGTTCGGTATCGACGTGCGCGCACGCCTGCTCTGCAAGATCGAGCGCGAAGATCAATTGATCGGCATCGCGCGCGATTCGCGCGTGGCGGGCGAGCGGATGCTCGTGCTGGGCGGCGGCAGCAATGTGGTGCTGACGCGCGATTTCGACGGGCTGGTGCTGCTGATCGAACTGCGCGGCAAGCGCATCGTGCGAGAGGACGATGAAGCCTGGTATGTCGAGGCGGCCGCGGGCGAAAACTGGCACGACTTCGTCGCCTGGACGCTTGCCGAGGGATTGCCTGGCCTCGAAAACCTCGCGCTGATTCCGGGCACGGTCGGCGCGGCGCCGATTCAGAATATCGGAGCGTACGGGCTCGAGATGTGCGAGCGCTTCGCGTCGCTGCGGGCGGTCGAGTTGGCGACCGGCGAAATCGTCGAGTTCGACGCGGCCGCGTGCCGCTTCGGCTATCGCGACAGCTTTTTCAAGCGGGAAGGGCGCGATCGTTTTGCCATCGTTTCGGTGACGTTCAAGCTGCCGAAGGCGTGGGCGCCGCACGCCGACTATGCCGACGTCGCCCGCGAACTGGCGGCGCGCGGCGGCGCTGCGGGCTTGGCCGTGACGCCGCAGGCGATTTTCGACGCGGTGGTCGCGGTGCGGCGCGCCAAGCTGCCCGATCCGCTCGTGCTCGGCAACGCGGGCAGCTTCTTCAAGAACCCGGTCGTCGATGCCGCTCAGTGCGACGCGTTGAAGGCAAGAGAGCCGGAACTGGTGTCGTATCGACAGCCGGATGGGCGGGTCAAGCTCGCGGCGGGCTGGCTGATCGACCGGTGCGGCTGGAAGGGCCGCGCGATGGGCGCGGCGGCCGTGCATGAGCGTCAGGCGCTCGTGCTCGTCAATCGCGGCGGTGCGACCGGCGCGGAAGTCTTGGCACTCGCGCGGGCGATTCAGAAGGATGTGCTCGAGCGCTTCGGGGTCGAGCTGGAGGCGGAGCCGGTCTTTCTATAG
- the argF gene encoding ornithine carbamoyltransferase: MTAKNIRHYLQFNDFSLDEYEYVLERARILKRKFKNYETYHPLHDRTLAMIFEKNSTRTRLSFEAGIFQLGGHAVFMSTRDTQLGRGEPIEDAAQVISRMVDIIMIRTFGQDIIRRFAENSRVPVINGLTNEYHPCQVLADIFTYYEQRGPIRGKTVAWVGDANNMLYTWIEAAQILGFKMNISTPPGYKLDHALVAKESAPFYEEFGDPNEACANADLVTTDVWTSMGFEAENEARKAAFADWCVDAKMMARAKPDALFMHCLPAHRGEEVSAEVIDGPQSVVWDEAENRLHVQKALMEFLMLGKLNH, from the coding sequence ATGACCGCCAAGAACATTCGCCACTACCTGCAGTTCAACGATTTCTCGCTGGATGAATACGAGTACGTGCTCGAACGCGCGCGCATCCTGAAACGCAAGTTCAAGAACTACGAGACCTATCACCCGCTGCACGACCGCACGCTCGCGATGATCTTCGAGAAGAACTCGACGCGCACGCGCCTCTCGTTCGAAGCCGGCATCTTCCAGCTCGGCGGCCACGCGGTCTTCATGAGCACGCGCGATACGCAGCTCGGCCGCGGCGAACCGATCGAAGACGCCGCGCAGGTGATTTCGCGCATGGTCGACATCATCATGATCCGCACGTTCGGCCAGGACATCATCCGCCGCTTCGCCGAAAACTCGCGCGTGCCGGTCATCAACGGCCTGACCAACGAATACCACCCGTGCCAGGTGCTGGCCGACATCTTCACGTACTACGAGCAACGCGGCCCGATTCGCGGCAAGACGGTCGCGTGGGTCGGCGACGCAAACAACATGCTCTACACGTGGATTGAAGCTGCGCAGATTCTCGGCTTCAAGATGAACATTTCGACGCCGCCGGGCTACAAGCTCGATCACGCGCTCGTCGCCAAGGAAAGCGCGCCGTTCTATGAAGAGTTCGGCGATCCGAACGAAGCGTGCGCGAACGCCGACCTCGTCACGACCGACGTTTGGACCAGCATGGGCTTCGAAGCCGAGAACGAGGCGCGCAAGGCCGCGTTCGCCGACTGGTGCGTCGACGCAAAAATGATGGCCCGCGCGAAACCCGACGCGCTCTTCATGCACTGCCTGCCCGCTCACCGTGGCGAGGAAGTGAGCGCCGAGGTGATCGACGGTCCGCAAAGCGTCGTGTGGGATGAAGCCGAGAACCGTCTGCACGTGCAAAAAGCGCTGATGGAGTTCCTGATGCTCGGCAAGCTGAATCACTGA
- a CDS encoding DUF3579 domain-containing protein, whose amino-acid sequence MAEAPFTEYFIQGITKDGKKFRPSDWSERLAGVMSCFGPGAQGPNARLQYSRYVRPTLLGDLKCVILDSRLREIEPMAFDFVLNFAKDNNLVVTEACELPANHGTQQQQRTG is encoded by the coding sequence ATGGCCGAAGCCCCCTTTACCGAATATTTCATTCAAGGCATCACGAAGGACGGAAAGAAGTTTCGGCCGAGCGATTGGTCGGAGCGCCTGGCCGGTGTGATGTCGTGTTTCGGGCCCGGCGCGCAGGGCCCCAATGCCCGTTTGCAGTACTCGCGCTATGTGCGGCCGACGCTGCTCGGCGATCTCAAGTGCGTGATCCTCGATTCGCGGCTGCGCGAAATCGAACCCATGGCGTTCGATTTCGTCCTGAACTTCGCCAAAGACAACAATCTCGTGGTGACGGAGGCTTGCGAGCTGCCGGCGAATCACGGCACCCAGCAGCAACAACGCACCGGCTAA
- the rpsT gene encoding 30S ribosomal protein S20, protein MANSAQARKRARQAAKANSHNSALRSKYRTAVKAVRKAIEAGDQAKAAEVFKLSAKTLDIIADKKIVHKNKAARHKSRLAAAIKGLQAPAQ, encoded by the coding sequence ATGGCTAACTCCGCACAAGCACGCAAGCGCGCCCGCCAGGCCGCCAAGGCCAACTCGCACAACTCCGCGCTGCGTTCGAAGTACCGCACCGCAGTCAAGGCCGTTCGCAAGGCAATCGAAGCCGGCGATCAAGCCAAGGCCGCTGAAGTCTTCAAGCTGTCGGCAAAGACGCTCGACATCATCGCTGACAAGAAGATCGTTCACAAGAACAAGGCAGCTCGCCATAAGAGCCGCCTGGCTGCAGCCATCAAGGGCCTGCAAGCTCCCGCGCAGTAA
- the murJ gene encoding murein biosynthesis integral membrane protein MurJ, giving the protein MNPINREASGSVTRIDPYNRRPMNLFRALLTVSGFTLLSRVTGLARETLIARAFGASQYTDAFYVAFRIPNLLRRLSAEGAFSQAFVPILAEFKNQQGHDATKALVDAMSTVLAWSLAILSIVGVAGASWVVFAVASGLRADGQAFPLAVAMTRIMFPYIIFISLTTLASGVLNTYKSFSLPAFAPVLLNVAFIAAAVFVAPHLKVPVYALAWAVIVGGLLQFLVQLPGLKKIDMAPRIGFNPLGALAHRGVKRVLVKMVPATFAVSVAQLSLIINTNIASRLGQGAVSWINYADRLMEFPTALLGVALGTILLPSLSKAHVDADAHEYSSLLDWGLRVTFLLAAPSALALFFFAEPLTATLFHYGRFDANSVVMVGRALAAYGIGLIGLILIKILAPGFYAKQDIKTPVKIGVGVLVVTQLSNYVFVPIFAHAGLTLSVGLGACVNALLLFLGLRKRGIYTPSSGWPHFFVQLLGASLVLAGTMHWFAVNFDWIGLHHRPVERIVLLAACLVLFAALYFGMLWLMGFKYAYFRRRVK; this is encoded by the coding sequence ATCAATCCAATCAATCGGGAGGCGAGCGGGTCCGTGACCCGTATCGACCCGTATAATAGGCGCCCCATGAATCTATTCCGAGCCCTGCTGACGGTCAGCGGCTTCACGCTGCTGTCGCGCGTGACCGGACTGGCCCGCGAGACGCTGATCGCCCGCGCGTTCGGCGCAAGCCAATACACCGACGCGTTCTACGTCGCGTTCCGTATCCCCAATCTGCTGCGGCGGCTTTCCGCCGAAGGCGCGTTCTCGCAAGCCTTCGTGCCGATCCTCGCCGAGTTCAAGAACCAGCAAGGCCACGATGCGACGAAAGCGCTAGTCGACGCCATGTCGACCGTGCTCGCGTGGTCGCTCGCGATTCTTTCGATCGTCGGGGTCGCGGGGGCGTCGTGGGTCGTGTTCGCGGTCGCGTCGGGCCTGCGCGCCGACGGCCAGGCATTCCCGCTGGCCGTCGCGATGACGCGGATCATGTTCCCGTACATCATCTTCATCTCGCTGACGACGCTCGCGTCCGGCGTGCTCAACACTTACAAGAGCTTTTCATTGCCCGCGTTCGCGCCGGTGCTGCTCAACGTCGCGTTCATCGCGGCGGCCGTGTTCGTCGCGCCGCACTTGAAGGTGCCGGTCTATGCGCTGGCTTGGGCGGTGATCGTCGGCGGCTTGCTGCAGTTTCTCGTGCAGTTGCCGGGCTTGAAGAAAATCGACATGGCGCCGCGCATCGGCTTCAATCCGCTCGGCGCGCTCGCCCACCGCGGCGTCAAGCGGGTGCTCGTGAAGATGGTGCCGGCGACCTTCGCGGTCTCCGTCGCGCAATTGAGCCTCATCATCAATACGAACATTGCGTCGCGGCTGGGGCAGGGCGCGGTGTCGTGGATCAACTACGCCGACCGGCTCATGGAGTTTCCGACCGCGCTCCTCGGCGTCGCGCTCGGGACGATCCTGCTGCCGAGCCTGTCGAAAGCGCACGTCGATGCCGACGCGCACGAGTACTCGTCGCTGCTCGACTGGGGCTTGCGCGTCACGTTCCTGCTCGCGGCGCCGAGCGCGCTCGCGCTCTTCTTCTTCGCCGAGCCGCTGACGGCGACGCTCTTTCACTACGGCCGCTTCGACGCGAACTCGGTCGTGATGGTCGGGCGCGCGCTCGCGGCGTACGGCATCGGCCTGATCGGCCTCATTCTCATCAAGATCCTCGCGCCGGGCTTCTACGCGAAGCAGGACATCAAGACGCCGGTGAAGATCGGCGTCGGCGTGCTGGTCGTGACGCAGCTCTCGAACTACGTGTTCGTGCCGATCTTCGCGCACGCGGGGCTCACGCTCTCGGTCGGGCTTGGCGCGTGCGTGAACGCGTTGCTTCTGTTCCTCGGCTTGCGCAAGCGCGGCATCTATACTCCATCGAGCGGGTGGCCGCATTTCTTCGTGCAGTTGCTGGGCGCGTCGCTGGTGCTGGCGGGCACGATGCACTGGTTCGCCGTGAACTTCGACTGGATCGGCCTGCATCACCGTCCGGTGGAGCGGATCGTGCTGCTCGCGGCTTGTCTTGTCCTGTTCGCTGCGCTTTACTTCGGTATGTTGTGGCTGATGGGTTTCAAATACGCCTATTTCAGAAGACGAGTGAAGTGA
- a CDS encoding SirB1 family protein: MTRVLDYFSTLVADDDSLPLTETALSLAQDAYPDVDLQGTLAEIDELVLRLKRRLPDDADLREKVSTLNRFFFRELGFSSNLNDYYDPDNSHLNIVLKRRRGIPISLAVLYLEMGEQIGVPVRGVSFPGHFLMRVSLPEGDVMLDPTTGQSLSEAQMVDMLEPYITRSGESIGSALRVLLQPASRREIVARMLRNLKAVYLQTERWQRLLAVQERLVILLPENIEEVRDRGFAYARLDYLRPALEDLERYLGDCPDADDATVVESQLHELRQRTHQGDD, from the coding sequence ATGACACGCGTTCTCGACTACTTCAGCACGCTCGTCGCCGACGACGACAGCCTCCCGCTCACCGAGACGGCGCTTTCGCTCGCGCAAGATGCGTATCCGGATGTCGATCTGCAAGGCACGTTGGCCGAAATCGACGAACTGGTGTTGCGCCTGAAACGGCGCCTGCCCGACGACGCCGATTTGCGCGAAAAGGTCAGCACGCTGAACCGCTTCTTCTTCCGCGAGCTCGGTTTCAGCAGCAATCTGAACGACTACTACGATCCCGACAACAGCCATCTGAACATCGTGCTCAAGCGCCGGCGCGGCATTCCGATTTCGCTGGCGGTGCTGTACCTCGAAATGGGCGAGCAGATCGGCGTGCCGGTGAGGGGCGTATCGTTTCCCGGGCATTTCCTGATGCGCGTGAGCCTGCCCGAAGGCGACGTGATGCTGGATCCGACCACGGGGCAATCGCTTTCCGAAGCGCAGATGGTCGACATGCTCGAGCCGTATATCACGCGTTCGGGCGAATCGATCGGCAGTGCGCTGCGCGTGCTGCTGCAGCCCGCCTCGCGCCGCGAGATCGTCGCGCGCATGCTGCGCAATCTGAAAGCGGTGTATTTGCAGACGGAGCGCTGGCAGCGCCTCTTGGCGGTACAGGAGCGGCTCGTGATCCTGCTGCCGGAGAACATCGAAGAAGTGCGCGATCGCGGCTTCGCTTACGCGCGGCTCGATTATCTGCGGCCGGCGCTGGAGGATCTCGAGCGCTACCTCGGCGATTGTCCCGATGCGGACGATGCGACGGTTGTCGAATCCCAGTTGCACGAGCTGCGGCAACGCACGCATCAAGGCGACGACTGA